One part of the Mycobacterium marinum genome encodes these proteins:
- the ppc gene encoding phosphoenolpyruvate carboxylase encodes MVEVSDTALEPIGDVHRTRIGREATEPMRADIRLLGAILGDTVREQNGDEVFELVERARVEAFRVRHSEIDRAEMARMFEGIDIHHAIPIIRAFSHFALLANVAEDIHRERRRSIHVAAGEPPQDSSLAATYMKLDAAQLDSATIAEALKGALVSPVITAHPTETRRRTIFETQHRITQLMRLHAEGHTETDDGRGIEVELRRQVLRLWQTALIRLFRLQISDEIEVGLRYYPAALFEVIPQVNAEVRDALRARWPDADLLSEPILRPGSWIGGDRDGNPNVTAEVVRLATGSAAFTALAHYLAELTALAQELSMSARLITVTPELATLADACPAGARPDEPYRRALQVVRGRLSATAAEILDQQPQHTLELGLPPYATAAELRADLDTIDASLHNHGAGLLADDRLARLREAVRVFGFHLSGLDMRQNSDVHEQVVGELLAWAGVHPDYTSLAEGERVELLAAELSTRRPLIRDGAQLSDLARSELGVLAAAAHAVWTFGPAAVPNYIISMCRSVSDMLEAAVLLKEVGLLDASESEPYCPVGISPLFETIEDLHNGAAILQAMLDLPLYRALVTARGGCQEVMLGYSDSNKDGGYLAANWAVYRAELALVETARKTGIRLRLFHGRGGTVGRGGGPSYQAILAQPPGAVSGSLRLTEQGEVIAAKYAEPQMARRNLESLLAATLESTLLDVEGLGDTAAPAYAVLDEVAALAQRAYAELVHETPGFVEYFKASTPVSEIGALNIGSRPTSRKPTASIADLRAIPWVLAWSQSRVMLPGWYGTGSAFEQWLAAGPESEADRLQVLHDLYQRWPFFRSVLSNMAQVMAKSDLELAARYSELVADETLRRRVFDKIADEHHRTIAMYKRITGQDDLLADNPALARSVFNRFPYLEPLNHLQVELLRRYRSGEDDESVQRGILLTMNGLASALRNSG; translated from the coding sequence CCGGACCCGGATTGGCCGCGAGGCTACCGAACCAATGCGAGCCGACATCAGACTGCTGGGCGCCATCCTCGGGGATACCGTGCGTGAGCAAAATGGTGACGAGGTCTTCGAGTTGGTGGAGCGGGCGCGGGTGGAGGCCTTTCGGGTGCGGCACTCCGAGATCGACCGCGCCGAGATGGCGCGCATGTTCGAGGGCATCGACATCCACCACGCCATCCCGATCATCCGCGCGTTCAGTCACTTCGCGTTGCTGGCCAATGTGGCCGAAGACATCCACCGGGAGCGCCGTCGCAGCATTCACGTCGCCGCCGGTGAGCCGCCGCAGGACAGCAGTCTGGCCGCCACGTATATGAAACTTGACGCGGCCCAGTTGGATTCGGCAACCATCGCCGAAGCGCTGAAGGGCGCACTAGTGTCTCCGGTCATCACCGCCCATCCGACCGAGACCCGGCGGCGCACCATTTTCGAGACCCAGCACCGGATCACCCAGTTGATGCGGTTGCACGCGGAAGGACACACCGAAACCGACGACGGGCGCGGCATCGAAGTCGAATTGCGTCGGCAGGTCTTGAGGCTGTGGCAGACCGCGCTGATCCGGCTGTTTCGGTTACAGATCTCCGACGAGATCGAGGTCGGGTTGCGGTACTACCCGGCGGCGCTCTTCGAGGTGATTCCGCAGGTGAACGCCGAGGTGCGGGATGCGTTGCGAGCCCGCTGGCCCGATGCCGACCTGCTTTCCGAACCCATTTTGCGGCCGGGCTCGTGGATCGGCGGGGACCGGGACGGAAACCCGAACGTCACCGCCGAGGTGGTTCGGCTGGCCACCGGCAGTGCCGCTTTCACCGCGCTGGCGCACTACCTGGCCGAACTGACGGCACTCGCGCAGGAGCTTTCGATGTCGGCGCGACTGATCACCGTCACCCCCGAATTGGCCACGCTGGCCGATGCCTGTCCGGCGGGTGCCCGCCCCGACGAGCCGTACCGGCGCGCCTTGCAGGTCGTGCGCGGCCGGCTCAGCGCCACCGCGGCCGAAATCCTGGACCAGCAACCGCAGCACACGCTGGAGTTGGGCTTGCCGCCATATGCCACCGCGGCCGAGCTGCGGGCCGATCTGGACACCATCGATGCCTCACTGCATAACCACGGCGCCGGGTTGTTGGCCGACGACCGGCTGGCCCGGCTGCGTGAAGCGGTGCGGGTCTTCGGATTTCATCTCTCCGGCCTGGACATGCGACAGAACTCCGACGTCCACGAGCAGGTGGTCGGAGAGCTGCTCGCGTGGGCGGGCGTGCACCCGGACTACACCTCGCTGGCCGAAGGGGAGCGGGTCGAGCTGTTGGCGGCCGAACTGAGCACCCGCCGGCCGCTGATCCGCGATGGTGCGCAGCTTTCCGATTTGGCTCGCAGCGAACTGGGCGTTCTGGCGGCCGCCGCCCACGCCGTCTGGACCTTTGGTCCCGCCGCGGTGCCCAACTACATCATCTCGATGTGCCGGTCGGTATCGGACATGCTGGAAGCCGCGGTCCTGCTCAAAGAGGTCGGCCTACTGGACGCTTCCGAGTCGGAACCCTATTGCCCGGTGGGTATCTCGCCGCTGTTCGAGACGATCGAGGACCTGCACAACGGGGCGGCCATTCTGCAGGCGATGTTGGATCTTCCGCTCTATCGCGCTTTGGTGACGGCCCGGGGCGGTTGCCAGGAGGTGATGCTCGGCTACTCGGACTCGAACAAGGACGGCGGGTATCTGGCCGCCAACTGGGCGGTGTATAGAGCCGAACTCGCGCTGGTGGAGACGGCGCGCAAGACCGGAATCCGGCTGCGGCTCTTCCATGGGCGTGGCGGCACGGTCGGCCGCGGTGGCGGACCCAGCTACCAGGCCATCCTGGCGCAGCCGCCGGGTGCGGTAAGCGGATCGTTGCGGCTCACCGAACAGGGTGAAGTGATCGCCGCCAAGTACGCCGAACCGCAGATGGCCCGACGCAATCTGGAGAGCCTGCTGGCCGCCACCCTGGAGTCGACGCTGCTGGACGTCGAGGGGTTGGGCGATACGGCGGCGCCGGCCTATGCGGTGCTCGACGAGGTGGCGGCATTGGCGCAACGTGCCTACGCCGAATTGGTGCACGAGACACCGGGTTTCGTCGAGTACTTCAAGGCTTCCACCCCAGTCAGCGAAATCGGGGCGCTGAACATCGGCAGCCGGCCGACCTCGCGCAAACCCACCGCTTCCATCGCCGACCTGCGGGCCATCCCGTGGGTGCTGGCTTGGAGCCAGTCGCGGGTGATGCTGCCCGGCTGGTACGGCACGGGCTCGGCATTCGAGCAATGGCTAGCGGCGGGTCCCGAAAGTGAGGCCGACCGGCTGCAGGTGCTGCACGACCTGTATCAGCGGTGGCCGTTTTTCCGCAGCGTGCTGTCCAACATGGCGCAGGTGATGGCCAAGAGCGACCTGGAACTGGCGGCCCGCTACTCCGAACTGGTGGCCGACGAAACGCTGCGGCGCCGGGTGTTCGACAAAATCGCCGACGAGCACCACCGCACCATCGCCATGTACAAGCGAATCACCGGACAAGACGACTTGCTTGCCGACAACCCGGCCCTGGCGCGCTCGGTGTTCAACCGGTTCCCCTACTTGGAACCGCTCAACCACCTTCAAGTCGAACTGCTCCGCCGTTACCGCAGCGGTGAGGACGACGAATCCGTGCAGCGCGGCATTCTGCTGACGATGAATGGGCTGGCCAGCGCGCTAAGAAACAGCGGCTGA
- a CDS encoding PE family protein, translated as MSAALAVAPEALTAAAANIAGIGSSLGAANAAAAPPTTTVLAAGTDEVSGAIATLFCGYARDYQHLSTQVASFHQQFLQALTGSANSYTAAEAANANPLQALEQQLLAAINAPTQTLLGRPLIGNGANGAPGQNGADGGLLWGNGGNGGTGDATHPAGGNGGNAGLIGNGGAGGAGYSPATGTGANGGAGGIGGRGGSLFGSGGDGGDGGAGAGGTSPGGQSAGAGGNGGSGGGTGLCGSGGDGGSGGVGGKGGSSGATASLGGIGGSGGAGGDGGWMYGDGGAGGAGGKGGTGGQGLGIGGIGGDGGAGGDAGAGGNGGWLVGNGGIAGEGGHGGTAGSGGQSSGNADGGNGGNGGAGGTGGRLLGSAGDGGGGGDGGLSVGPHSSRGAGGGGGDGGSALLIGNGGNGGAGGTGLPDGTGGNGGTGGLLFGTPGMHG; from the coding sequence ATGTCGGCAGCACTAGCGGTGGCCCCGGAGGCGTTGACCGCGGCGGCAGCGAACATAGCGGGAATCGGTTCGTCACTGGGTGCGGCCAACGCGGCCGCGGCGCCCCCGACCACCACGGTGCTGGCCGCCGGCACCGACGAGGTCTCGGGGGCCATCGCAACCCTGTTCTGCGGCTACGCCCGCGACTACCAACACCTCAGCACCCAGGTGGCCAGCTTTCACCAGCAGTTCCTGCAGGCCCTCACCGGCAGCGCAAACTCCTACACGGCCGCCGAAGCCGCCAACGCCAACCCACTACAAGCCCTCGAACAGCAACTACTCGCCGCGATCAACGCACCCACCCAAACCCTGCTGGGCCGCCCCCTGATCGGCAACGGCGCCAACGGGGCGCCCGGCCAAAACGGCGCCGACGGCGGACTGCTGTGGGGCAACGGCGGCAACGGCGGAACCGGCGACGCCACCCACCCGGCCGGCGGCAACGGCGGCAACGCCGGACTGATCGGCAACGGCGGAGCCGGCGGCGCCGGCTACAGCCCGGCCACAGGCACCGGCGCCAACGGCGGAGCCGGCGGCATCGGCGGGCGCGGCGGCTCTCTCTTCGGCAGTGGCGGCGACGGCGGCGACGGCGGTGCCGGCGCTGGCGGCACCAGCCCTGGCGGCCAAAGCGCCGGCGCGGGCGGCAACGGCGGCAGCGGCGGCGGAACCGGGCTATGCGGCAGCGGCGGCGACGGCGGCTCCGGTGGTGTCGGCGGCAAAGGCGGGTCGTCAGGCGCGACCGCTAGCCTCGGCGGGATCGGGGGCAGCGGCGGCGCCGGTGGTGACGGCGGGTGGATGTACGGCGACGGCGGGGCGGGCGGTGCTGGCGGCAAAGGCGGCACGGGCGGTCAGGGCTTGGGCATCGGCGGCATCGGCGGCGACGGCGGCGCCGGGGGCGATGCAGGCGCGGGCGGCAATGGCGGCTGGCTGGTCGGCAACGGCGGCATTGCCGGCGAAGGTGGCCACGGCGGCACCGCGGGCTCCGGTGGCCAGTCCAGCGGCAATGCCGACGGCGGCAACGGCGGCAACGGCGGAGCCGGCGGCACCGGCGGTCGCCTGCTCGGCAGCGCCGGCGACGGCGGCGGTGGCGGAGATGGCGGCTTGTCCGTTGGCCCCCACAGCAGCCGCGGCGCGGGTGGCGGTGGCGGCGACGGCGGTAGCGCGCTGCTGATCGGGAACGGGGGCAATGGCGGAGCCGGTGGCACCGGCTTACCGGACGGAACCGGCGGCAACGGCGGCACCGGCGGACTGCTCTTCGGCACACCCGGGATGCACGGGTAG
- the pgl gene encoding 6-phosphogluconolactonase — MSLDVEIFPDSDMLIGAAGQRLIQTIGSAVAERGQALIVLTGGGNGIGLLRYLGSQGSQIDWSKVHLFWGDDRYVPEDDDERNDKQAREALLDHVDIPASQVHPMAASDGEFGADLDAAALAYEQVLAASAVPGNRAPDFDVHLLGMGPEGHINSLFPGTQAVRETTRLVVPVGDSPKPPPQRITLTLPAIQRSREVWLMVSGGTKAEAVAAAIGGADPVLLPAAGAIGRESTRWLLDRDAAARLPG; from the coding sequence GTGAGCCTGGACGTCGAGATCTTCCCTGACAGCGACATGCTGATCGGAGCCGCTGGACAACGCCTGATCCAGACCATCGGCAGCGCGGTAGCCGAGCGTGGACAAGCCCTGATCGTGCTGACCGGCGGCGGCAACGGTATTGGGCTGCTGCGGTATCTGGGCAGTCAAGGCTCGCAGATCGACTGGTCCAAGGTTCATCTGTTCTGGGGCGACGACCGCTACGTTCCCGAGGATGACGACGAGCGCAACGACAAGCAGGCGCGCGAGGCATTGCTCGATCACGTTGACATACCGGCGAGCCAGGTGCACCCGATGGCCGCCAGCGACGGCGAGTTCGGCGCCGACCTGGACGCCGCGGCCCTGGCCTACGAACAGGTACTGGCGGCCAGTGCAGTCCCCGGAAACCGGGCGCCGGACTTCGATGTGCACCTTTTGGGCATGGGGCCAGAGGGCCATATCAATTCGCTTTTCCCGGGCACTCAGGCCGTACGTGAGACCACCCGTCTGGTGGTCCCGGTCGGCGACTCCCCCAAACCACCGCCACAACGAATCACCCTGACGCTTCCGGCAATTCAGCGTTCACGCGAAGTCTGGTTGATGGTTTCCGGTGGGACCAAAGCGGAGGCGGTGGCCGCTGCCATCGGCGGTGCGGACCCGGTGTTGTTGCCGGCGGCGGGTGCCATCGGGCGCGAAAGCACGCGCTGGCTGCTGGACCGCGATGCCGCGGCCAGGCTGCCTGGCTAG
- the opcA gene encoding glucose-6-phosphate dehydrogenase assembly protein OpcA has protein sequence MIVDLPDTTTTAVNKKLDELREKIGAVTMGRVLTLIIVPDSETMVEESIDAANDASHEHPSRIIVTMRGDPYADEPRLDAQLRAGGDAGSGEVVVLRLSGPLAGHAESVVIPFLLPDIPVVAWWPDIAPAVPAQDPLGKLAIRRITDATNGIDPLSAIKSRLPGYTAGDTDLAWSRITYWRALLTSAVDQPPHEPIVSALVSGLRTEPALDILAGWLASRIDGPVRRAVGELRVELERPSENIVLSRPQEGITATLSRTAKPDALVPLARRVVGECLAEDLRRLDADEIYFAALEGIKKVQYV, from the coding sequence ATGATCGTCGACCTGCCCGACACCACCACCACCGCGGTCAACAAGAAGCTCGATGAGCTTCGCGAAAAAATCGGTGCCGTCACGATGGGGCGGGTCTTGACGCTGATCATCGTGCCGGACAGCGAGACCATGGTCGAAGAGTCCATCGACGCGGCCAACGATGCCAGCCATGAGCATCCCAGCCGCATCATCGTGACGATGAGAGGCGACCCATACGCCGACGAACCGCGTCTGGACGCACAATTGCGCGCGGGTGGGGACGCCGGGTCCGGCGAGGTCGTGGTGCTGCGGCTGTCCGGGCCGCTGGCCGGCCATGCCGAAAGCGTCGTCATCCCGTTCCTGCTGCCCGACATCCCGGTGGTTGCCTGGTGGCCTGACATCGCCCCGGCCGTGCCCGCGCAAGATCCACTGGGCAAGTTGGCGATTCGGCGCATCACCGATGCGACCAACGGGATCGACCCACTGTCGGCGATCAAGAGCCGGTTGCCCGGATACACCGCGGGCGACACCGATCTGGCCTGGAGTCGGATCACCTATTGGCGGGCGCTGTTGACCTCGGCCGTCGATCAGCCGCCGCACGAGCCGATCGTGTCCGCGCTGGTTTCCGGATTGCGGACCGAGCCGGCGCTCGACATCCTGGCCGGCTGGCTGGCCAGCCGGATCGACGGTCCGGTGCGCCGCGCGGTGGGCGAGCTCCGAGTGGAGTTGGAGCGCCCCAGCGAAAACATCGTGCTCAGCCGGCCGCAAGAAGGGATCACCGCAACCCTGAGCCGCACCGCCAAGCCCGATGCCCTGGTTCCGTTGGCGCGCAGGGTCGTCGGGGAATGTCTGGCCGAAGATCTGCGCCGGCTCGACGCCGACGAGATCTACTTCGCCGCCCTGGAGGGCATCAAGAAAGTGCAATACGTGTGA
- the zwf gene encoding glucose-6-phosphate dehydrogenase, translated as MSPPHSEPGVAQWQNPLRDKLDKRLPRIAGTCGMVIFGVTGDLARKKVMPAIYDLANRGLLPPTFALVGFARRDWDTEDFGQVVYQAVKEHCRTPFRQANWDRLAEGFRFVSGSFDDDEAFGRLAETLEKLDTERGTGGNHAFYLAIPPKSFPVVCGQLHKSGLARPQGDRWSRVVIEKPFGHDLQSARDLNRAVNAVFPEESVFRIDHYLGKETVQNILALRFANQLFDPIWNAHYVDHVQITMAEDIGLGGRAGYYDGIGAARDVIQNHLMQLLALTAMEEPVSFNPIALQTEKIKVLSATQLAEPLDETTSRGQYTAGWQGGEKVVGLLDEEGFSKTSTTETFAAITLEVNSRRWAGVPFYLRTGKRLGRRVTEIALVFKRAPHLPFDATMTDELGTNALVIRVQPDEGMTLRFGSKVPGSAMEVRDVNMDFSYGSAFAEDSPEAYERLILDVLLGEPSLFPVNAEVELAWEILDPALDNWASSGKPDPYEAGTWGPESAFEMLRRTGREWRRP; from the coding sequence ATGAGCCCGCCCCACTCTGAGCCCGGGGTCGCGCAATGGCAGAACCCATTGCGCGACAAGCTGGATAAGCGTCTGCCTCGCATCGCCGGCACTTGCGGCATGGTGATTTTCGGTGTCACCGGCGACCTGGCCCGCAAGAAGGTGATGCCGGCCATCTACGATCTGGCCAACCGCGGGCTGCTACCACCCACGTTTGCACTGGTCGGCTTCGCCCGCCGGGACTGGGATACCGAAGATTTCGGCCAGGTGGTCTACCAAGCGGTCAAGGAGCACTGCCGAACCCCGTTCCGGCAGGCAAACTGGGACCGGCTGGCCGAGGGATTCCGTTTCGTCTCAGGATCTTTCGACGACGACGAAGCGTTCGGCCGGTTGGCCGAGACCTTGGAGAAGCTCGACACCGAGCGCGGCACCGGCGGCAATCACGCCTTTTACCTCGCGATTCCGCCCAAGTCCTTTCCCGTGGTCTGCGGCCAACTGCACAAATCCGGGCTGGCGCGCCCACAGGGCGACAGGTGGAGCCGGGTCGTCATCGAAAAGCCGTTCGGCCACGATCTGCAAAGCGCGCGCGACCTGAACAGGGCGGTCAATGCGGTGTTCCCGGAGGAATCGGTCTTCCGCATCGACCACTACCTGGGCAAGGAGACGGTTCAGAACATCTTGGCGCTGCGGTTCGCCAACCAGCTGTTTGATCCGATCTGGAACGCGCACTACGTCGACCACGTGCAAATCACCATGGCCGAGGACATCGGACTGGGCGGACGCGCCGGTTACTACGACGGCATCGGCGCCGCCCGCGATGTCATTCAGAACCACCTGATGCAGTTGTTGGCGCTGACCGCAATGGAAGAACCGGTCAGCTTCAATCCGATCGCCCTGCAGACCGAGAAAATCAAGGTGCTCTCCGCCACTCAACTTGCCGAGCCGCTCGACGAGACCACCAGCCGCGGCCAATACACGGCCGGTTGGCAGGGCGGCGAGAAGGTGGTCGGTTTGCTCGACGAGGAGGGGTTTTCCAAGACCTCGACCACCGAGACCTTCGCCGCCATCACGCTCGAGGTGAACAGTCGCCGCTGGGCCGGCGTTCCGTTCTATCTTCGCACCGGAAAACGGCTGGGCCGCAGGGTAACCGAGATCGCACTGGTATTCAAGCGGGCTCCGCATCTACCGTTCGATGCCACCATGACCGACGAGTTGGGCACCAACGCGCTGGTGATCCGCGTGCAGCCGGATGAGGGAATGACGCTGCGGTTCGGTTCGAAGGTGCCGGGAAGCGCGATGGAAGTCCGCGACGTCAATATGGACTTCTCCTATGGTTCAGCGTTCGCCGAGGACTCGCCGGAGGCCTACGAACGGCTGATCCTTGATGTGCTGCTCGGCGAACCGTCCCTTTTCCCGGTCAACGCGGAGGTCGAATTGGCCTGGGAGATCCTGGATCCGGCACTGGACAATTGGGCTTCCAGCGGCAAGCCCGACCCCTACGAAGCCGGCACCTGGGGCCCGGAATCGGCATTCGAGATGCTGCGACGCACCGGCCGGGAATGGCGACGGCCGTGA
- the tal gene encoding transaldolase produces MASQNPNLAALSAAGVSVWLDDLSRDRLRSGNLQELIDTKSVVGVTTNPSIFQKALSEGHDYDAQVAELAERGADVDATIRTVTTDDVRNACDVLAPRWEASGGVDGRVSIEVDPRLAHETDKTIQQAVELWKIVDRPNLLIKIPATKAGLPAIAAVLAEGISVNVTLIFSVDRHRGVMDAYLTGMEKAAQAGHDLSKIHSVASFFVSRVDTEIDNRLEQIGSAEALALRGQAGVANARLAYAAYQEVFEGDARYQALEERGARVQRPLWASTGVKNPDYSDTLYVTELVAPHTVNTMPEKTLDAVADHGVVKGDSITGTAGDAQQIFDKLEAIGIDLSDVFDVLESEGVEKFEASWKELLDATQAQLDALAK; encoded by the coding sequence ATGGCCAGTCAGAACCCAAACCTCGCCGCACTCAGTGCCGCGGGCGTATCAGTGTGGCTCGATGACTTGTCCCGCGACCGGTTGCGCTCCGGCAACCTGCAAGAGCTGATCGACACCAAGAGTGTCGTCGGCGTCACCACCAACCCGTCCATCTTCCAGAAGGCGTTGTCCGAAGGACACGACTACGACGCCCAGGTTGCCGAGCTCGCCGAGCGCGGCGCCGATGTCGACGCCACCATCCGCACCGTCACCACCGACGACGTACGCAACGCCTGCGATGTGCTGGCCCCCCGGTGGGAGGCTTCCGGGGGGGTCGACGGGCGGGTGTCGATCGAGGTCGACCCGCGGCTGGCGCACGAGACCGACAAGACAATCCAGCAGGCTGTCGAGCTGTGGAAGATCGTTGACCGGCCCAACTTGCTCATCAAGATCCCGGCGACCAAGGCCGGCTTGCCTGCTATTGCCGCCGTTCTGGCCGAAGGGATCTCGGTCAACGTCACGCTCATCTTCTCCGTCGACCGCCACCGCGGGGTGATGGATGCCTACTTGACCGGCATGGAGAAGGCCGCCCAAGCCGGACACGATCTATCCAAGATTCATTCGGTGGCATCGTTTTTCGTCTCCCGCGTGGATACCGAAATCGATAACCGACTGGAACAGATCGGCTCCGCGGAGGCTCTCGCGTTGCGCGGTCAGGCCGGTGTTGCCAACGCCCGACTCGCCTACGCGGCCTACCAAGAGGTGTTCGAAGGCGATGCGCGCTACCAAGCGCTCGAGGAACGTGGTGCCCGGGTTCAGCGCCCCCTGTGGGCGTCCACCGGCGTGAAGAACCCCGACTACTCCGACACGCTCTATGTCACCGAGTTGGTTGCACCGCACACGGTCAACACGATGCCGGAGAAGACCCTCGACGCCGTCGCCGATCATGGTGTGGTCAAGGGAGACTCGATCACTGGCACTGCCGGCGATGCCCAACAGATATTCGACAAGCTCGAGGCGATCGGCATCGATCTGTCCGACGTGTTTGACGTGTTGGAGAGCGAAGGCGTGGAGAAGTTCGAGGCGTCGTGGAAAGAGCTGCTTGATGCAACGCAGGCGCAGCTCGACGCGCTCGCCAAATGA
- the tkt gene encoding transketolase — protein sequence MTTLEEISALTQPRHPDDWTEIDSAAVDTARVLAADAVQKVGNGHPGTAMSLAPLAYTLFQRAMRHDPSDTTWLGRDRFVLSCGHSSLTLYIQLYLGGFGLELSDIESLRTWGSKTPGHPEFRHTAGVEITTGPLGQGLASAVGMAMAARYERGLFDPDAEPGTSPFDHHIYVIASDGDIEEGVTSEASSLAAVQQLGNLIVFYDHNKISIEDDTNIALCEDTAARYRAYGWHVQEVEGGENVTGIEEAIANAKAVTDRPSFISLRTIIGYPAPNMMNTGKVHGAALGDEEVAAVKTVLGFDPNKTFEVREDVITHTRGLVARGKEAHESWQADFEAWAQREPQRKALLDRLTAQQLPDGWDADMPRWEPGSKALATRAASGQVLAAIGPKLPELWGGSADLAGSNNTTIKGADSFGPPAISTDDYTAHWYGRTLHFGVREHAMGAILSGIALHGPTRAYGGTFLQFSDYMRPAVRLAALMDIDPIYVWTHDSIGLGEDGPTHQPIEHLSALRAIPRLSVVRPADANETAYAWSTILARGATSGPVGLILTRQGLPVLAGTNAEGVARGGYVLSDGADGDSSEGPDVVLIATGSEVQLAVEARKLLADNDIIARVVSMPCVEWFESQPEEYRDSVLPPSVSARVAVEAGIAQCWHKLVGDTGEIVSIEHYGESADYKTLFREYGFTAEAVAAAAERALEN from the coding sequence GTGACCACTCTCGAAGAGATCTCTGCGCTCACCCAACCGCGCCATCCCGACGACTGGACCGAGATCGATTCGGCTGCGGTTGACACGGCCCGAGTGCTGGCAGCCGACGCCGTGCAAAAGGTCGGCAATGGGCACCCGGGAACGGCGATGAGCCTGGCCCCGCTGGCCTACACGTTGTTTCAGCGCGCGATGCGCCACGACCCCAGCGACACCACTTGGTTGGGCCGGGACCGGTTCGTCCTGTCCTGCGGGCACAGCAGCCTGACCCTCTACATACAGCTCTACCTGGGCGGCTTCGGACTTGAATTGTCCGACATCGAGTCGCTGCGCACCTGGGGATCCAAGACTCCCGGCCATCCCGAGTTCCGCCACACCGCCGGGGTGGAGATCACCACCGGTCCGCTGGGCCAGGGCCTGGCCTCAGCGGTGGGCATGGCGATGGCGGCGCGCTATGAGCGTGGCCTGTTCGACCCCGACGCCGAACCCGGAACCAGCCCCTTCGACCATCACATTTACGTGATCGCCTCCGACGGTGACATCGAAGAAGGAGTCACCTCCGAGGCGTCGTCCCTTGCGGCCGTTCAGCAGCTCGGCAACCTCATCGTCTTCTACGACCACAACAAGATCTCGATCGAGGACGACACCAACATCGCACTGTGCGAAGACACCGCTGCTCGCTACCGCGCCTACGGCTGGCACGTGCAAGAGGTGGAGGGCGGCGAAAACGTCACCGGCATCGAGGAGGCGATCGCCAACGCGAAGGCAGTCACCGATCGGCCATCGTTCATCTCGCTGCGCACCATCATCGGCTACCCGGCGCCGAACATGATGAACACGGGCAAGGTGCATGGTGCGGCGCTTGGCGACGAGGAAGTGGCGGCCGTCAAGACAGTCCTCGGATTCGATCCCAACAAGACGTTCGAAGTGCGCGAAGACGTCATCACCCACACCCGCGGGTTGGTGGCGCGCGGCAAGGAGGCGCACGAAAGCTGGCAGGCCGACTTTGAGGCTTGGGCACAGCGAGAACCGCAGCGCAAGGCCTTGCTAGACCGTCTGACGGCCCAGCAGCTGCCCGACGGCTGGGATGCCGACATGCCGCGCTGGGAGCCCGGTTCCAAAGCGCTGGCCACCCGGGCAGCGTCCGGACAGGTGCTGGCCGCGATCGGACCCAAACTCCCCGAGTTGTGGGGCGGTTCGGCTGACCTTGCCGGCAGCAACAACACCACCATCAAGGGCGCGGACTCGTTCGGCCCGCCAGCGATCTCTACCGATGACTACACCGCGCACTGGTACGGCCGCACGCTGCACTTCGGTGTTCGCGAGCACGCGATGGGTGCCATCCTCTCCGGGATCGCGCTACACGGACCCACCCGCGCCTACGGCGGCACGTTCCTGCAGTTCTCCGATTACATGCGCCCGGCAGTGCGGCTGGCGGCACTGATGGACATCGACCCCATCTACGTCTGGACCCACGATTCGATCGGACTTGGTGAAGACGGCCCGACCCACCAGCCGATCGAGCACCTTTCGGCGCTGCGCGCGATCCCCCGGCTCTCGGTGGTGCGCCCGGCCGACGCCAATGAGACGGCGTACGCCTGGAGCACGATCCTGGCCCGGGGCGCCACCAGCGGTCCGGTCGGGCTGATCCTGACCCGGCAGGGACTGCCGGTGCTAGCGGGCACCAACGCCGAGGGCGTTGCCCGCGGCGGCTACGTGCTCAGCGATGGCGCCGATGGTGACTCGTCCGAAGGCCCCGACGTCGTTTTGATCGCCACCGGTTCCGAGGTGCAGCTTGCGGTCGAAGCACGGAAGTTGTTGGCGGATAACGACATCATCGCGCGAGTGGTATCGATGCCGTGCGTGGAGTGGTTTGAGTCCCAGCCTGAGGAATACCGCGACAGTGTGCTGCCGCCCTCGGTTTCGGCCCGAGTGGCCGTCGAGGCCGGCATCGCACAGTGCTGGCACAAGCTGGTCGGTGACACCGGCGAAATCGTTTCAATCGAGCACTACGGAGAGTCGGCCGACTACAAGACATTGTTCCGCGAGTACGGCTTTACCGCCGAAGCTGTTGCCGCTGCCGCGGAACGAGCATTGGAAAATTGA